A region from the Plasmodium chabaudi chabaudi complete apicoplast genome, isolate CB, DNA form A genome encodes:
- a CDS encoding hypothetical protein (ORF78) codes for MLVINKNLNKIFNKKIIKIVKYFNLFFYNLFIWIYIIILIYILINKKYFKIIYNVYKYLINFLFIILLLNKCQKSDLN; via the coding sequence ATGTTAGTAATTAATAAAAATTTAAATAAAATATTTAATAAAAAAATAATTAAAATAGTTAAATATTTTAATTTATTTTTTTATAATTTATTTATATGGATATATATAATTATATTAATATATATATTAATAAATAAAAAATATTTTAAAATTATATATAATGTATATAAATATTTAATTAATTTTTTATTTATAATTTTATTATTAAATAAATGTCAAAAATCAGATTTGAACTGA
- a CDS encoding hypothetical protein (ORF129) produces MILLYKYKISIKNKGNNKVNLISILNYKFKSYNINLNLLNKKINEYINKYKLNIFIIYIYSNKTFKIIYNYTLFSLYKKYNNKLNNINLIYKILLYKKFQLLFYNIIQLFYIIINNLINYNKNLI; encoded by the coding sequence ATGATTCTTTTATATAAATATAAAATTTCCATAAAAAATAAGGGTAATAATAAAGTTAATTTAATTTCTATTTTAAATTATAAATTTAAATCTTATAATATAAATTTAAATTTATTAAATAAAAAAATAAATGAATATATTAATAAATATAAATTAAATATATTTATTATTTATATTTATTCTAATAAAACATTTAAAATTATATATAATTATACTTTATTTAGTTTATATAAAAAATATAATAATAAATTAAATAATATAAATTTAATTTATAAAATATTATTATATAAAAAATTTCAATTATTATTTTATAATATAATTCAATTATTTTATATTATAATAAACAATTTAATTAATTATAATAAAAATTTAATATAA
- the clpC gene encoding caseinolytic protease C (ClpC), whose amino-acid sequence MILNNLYCTHELIIIFLKAEYIALKYNNYFIMPIHLLLGLLLTNNLCTQFLHINKKLITDKLISLLLSKYTYYNNKNVINAIFSNKVINILTKLNNINFKVNSLNLLILLLNEKNNEINYLFKYLNLKNLNFNYYIPNTTFPINIQFKLKEISKNILNLNFIYNYNNINIYKLQYIKLLQILNLNIKKHIFIEGEEENIFSFLNILINNINNKIVPLYLYNTEIWVLNDLFNYDIYTIISKILDISNYFINNKYKLILIIKNIELFNDDDNKLYYLYLLLNKISNSNIHIIIPINKEKYNLYFKSYNLYKNYFFNNIKLKDLSILQLFLILKNNIQNYINYYKINIPNNVLYELINLSKKYILNLNSPIIPLILLENSCSKKYLYNSNTKILNYKFTNTIIKQKSSLTINDIKNSISEYLNISKINLFKNNKINKYNLIKLEQYLYNNIHGQNHIFNNIIPAIKQNLIGLKTKNKPIGSWILCGPSGTGKTELAKILAKQLFGSENELIRFDMSEYMEKHSVSRLIGSPPGYIGYSEGGQLTEQVYNKPNCVILFDEIEKAHPDIYNIMLQILDEGRLTDTTGKLIDFTNTIILLTSNLGCPTNYDKYLNNKNYLNEFDLKDIKNNIKTKITNYFKPELLNRLTNILIFNPLNIKSLNLIFNKFITELKTKLYLNKLNIIISINNNLKYFIIKLTYNPLYGARPLKRLLELIFDKSISDLLLNYNKKYFNINKYILYYFLNQHYNLKFNIYSL is encoded by the coding sequence ATGATCTTAAATAATTTATATTGTACACATGAATTAATTATAATATTTTTAAAAGCTGAGTATATTGCATTAAAATATAATAATTATTTTATAATGCCTATTCACTTATTATTAGGATTATTATTAACTAATAATTTATGTACACAATTTTTACATATAAATAAAAAATTAATAACTGATAAATTAATATCATTATTATTATCTAAATATACATATTATAATAATAAAAATGTTATAAATGCTATTTTTTCTAATAAAGTTATTAATATTTTAACTAAATTAAATAATATTAATTTTAAAGTTAATTCTTTAAATTTATTAATATTATTATTAAATGAAAAAAATAATGAAATTAATTATTTATTTAAATATTTAAATTTAAAAAATTTAAATTTTAATTATTATATTCCTAATACAACTTTTCCTATAAATATACAATTTAAATTAAAAGAAATTTCTAAAAATATTTTAAATTTAAATTTTATTTATAATTATAATAATATAAATATTTATAAATTACAATATATTAAATTACTACAAATTTTAAATTTAAATATAAAAAAACATATATTTATAGAAGGTGAAGAAGAAAATATATTTTCTTTTTTAAATATTTTAATTAATAATATTAATAATAAAATAGTGCCTTTATATTTATATAATACAGAAATTTGGGTATTAAATGATTTATTTAATTATGATATATATACAATTATAAGTAAAATATTAGATATTTCTAATTATTTTATAAATAATAAGTATAAATTAATTTTAATTATAAAAAATATTGAATTATTTAATGATGACGATAATAAATTATATTATTTATATTTATTATTAAATAAAATTTCTAATTCAAATATTCATATAATAATCCCAATAAATAAAGAAAAATATAATTTATATTTTAAATCTTATAATTTATATAAAAATTATTTTTTTAATAATATTAAATTGAAAGATTTATCTATATTACAATTATTTTTAATATTAAAAAATAATATTCAAAATTATATAAATTATTATAAAATAAATATACCTAATAATGTATTATATGAATTAATTAATTTAAGTAAAAAATATATTTTAAATTTAAATTCACCTATAATACCATTAATTTTATTAGAAAATTCTTGTTCTAAAAAATATTTATATAATTCTAATACTAAAATTTTAAATTATAAATTTACTAATACTATAATAAAACAAAAATCTTCATTAACAATAAATGATATAAAAAATTCAATATCTGAATATTTAAATATATCAAAAATTAATTTATTTAAAAATAATAAGATTAATAAATATAATTTAATAAAATTAGAACAATATTTATATAATAATATTCACGGTCAAAACCATATTTTTAATAATATTATACCAGCTATAAAACAAAATTTAATAGGATTAAAAACTAAAAATAAGCCTATTGGTAGTTGGATTTTATGTGGTCCTAGTGGTACTGGTAAAACTGAATTAGCAAAAATATTAGCTAAACAATTATTTGGTTCTGAAAATGAATTAATTAGATTTGATATGAGTGAATATATGGAAAAACATTCTGTTTCTAGATTAATAGGTTCACCTCCAGGTTATATAGGTTATTCAGAAGGGGGTCAGTTAACAGAACAAGTGTATAATAAACCTAATTGTGTTATTTTATTTGACGAAATAGAAAAAGCACATCCTGATATTTATAATATAATGTTACAAATATTAGATGAAGGTAGATTAACAGACACTACTGGTAAATTAATTGACTTTACAAATACAATAATTTTATTAACAAGCAATTTAGGATGCCCTACAAATTATGATAAATATTTAAATAATAAAAATTATTTAAATGAATTTGATTTAAAAGATATAAAAAATAATATTAAAACTAAAATAACTAATTATTTTAAACCAGAATTATTAAATAGATTAACAAATATATTAATATTTAATCCTTTAAATATAAAATCATTAAATTTAATTTTTAATAAATTTATAACAGAATTAAAAACAAAATTATATTTAAATAAATTAAATATTATTATATCTATTAATAATAATTTAAAATATTTTATAATTAAATTGACTTATAATCCTTTATATGGAGCACGTCCATTAAAAAGATTATTAGAATTAATTTTTGATAAATCTATCAGTGATTTATTATTAAATTATAATAAAAAATATTTTAATATAAATAAATATATTTTATATTATTTTTTAAATCAACATTATAATTTAAAATTTAATATTTATTCATTATAA
- a CDS encoding hypothetical protein (ORF79) has translation MTNIFLYSKSNKTKYKTYKIYLYFKKHNKYNIIKLGIYNSKLNIISCIYYILLKYLKYGFKLNKNIIKILLYKFKCY, from the coding sequence ATGACTAATATATTTTTATATTCTAAATCAAATAAAACTAAATATAAAACATATAAAATTTATTTATATTTTAAAAAACATAATAAATATAATATAATTAAATTAGGTATTTATAATTCAAAATTAAATATTATTTCTTGTATTTATTATATATTATTAAAATATTTAAAATATGGATTTAAATTAAATAAAAATATAATTAAAATTTTATTATATAAATTTAAATGTTATTAA
- a CDS encoding hypothetical protein (ORF105) yields MIFNIHYKLKKNLLFKQFKNNKKIKYIYLKKQINIILKSKNSNNYIYNIIKYKHKNLKTLYIIINKYNLILIKFINFWYILNNYYIEYNKFYLIKTIFTYF; encoded by the coding sequence ATGATATTTAATATTCATTATAAATTAAAAAAAAATTTATTATTTAAGCAATTTAAAAATAATAAAAAAATAAAATATATATATTTAAAAAAACAAATTAATATTATATTAAAAAGTAAAAATTCAAATAATTATATATATAATATTATTAAATATAAACATAAAAATTTAAAAACATTATATATAATAATTAATAAATATAATTTAATATTAATTAAATTTATTAATTTTTGGTATATTTTAAATAATTATTATATTGAATATAATAAATTTTATTTAATTAAAACTATTTTTACATATTTTTAA
- the rps2 gene encoding small subunit ribosomal protein 2 (Rps2): MFITFKDLLKSKIYIGNNYKNIYINNYKFIYKIKYNYCILNFTLIILYLYKLYLYIYNISIFNNKILFIINNNLITNLIINICNLTNNFYIIKWVPGILTNWYMFKKKIIIYLWLEKLFKNNYIITILSKKCLYNLKNIYNKLYKNINGIKNMSILPKHICLLNYNSLIIKEILKLKLILISFINLSLDSSYINIKILGNYNNYKSLKLIYKIIYTSIIHSKIKNM; the protein is encoded by the coding sequence ATGTTTATTACATTTAAAGATTTATTAAAATCTAAAATATATATAGGAAATAATTATAAAAATATTTATATTAATAATTATAAATTTATATATAAAATAAAATATAATTATTGTATTTTAAATTTTACATTAATTATATTATATTTATATAAATTATATTTATATATTTATAATATATCTATATTTAATAATAAAATTTTATTTATTATTAATAATAATTTAATTACAAATTTAATTATTAATATATGTAATTTAACTAATAATTTTTATATTATTAAATGGGTACCTGGTATATTAACAAATTGGTATATGTTTAAAAAAAAAATAATAATATATTTATGGTTAGAAAAATTATTTAAAAATAATTATATTATTACTATATTATCAAAAAAATGTTTATATAATTTAAAAAATATTTATAATAAATTATATAAAAATATAAATGGTATAAAAAATATGAGTATATTACCTAAGCATATTTGTTTATTAAATTATAATAGTTTAATAATAAAAGAAATTTTAAAATTAAAATTAATATTAATAAGTTTTATAAATTTAAGTTTAGATTCAAGTTATATAAATATAAAAATTTTAGGGAATTATAATAATTATAAATCTTTAAAATTAATATATAAAATAATATATACATCTATTATTCATAGTAAAATTAAAAATATGTAA
- the rpoC2B gene encoding DNA-directed RNA polymerase subunit C2 part B (RpoC2B) (A +1 frameshift at the stop codon of the preceding CDS (rpoC2A) may connect the CDS to this.), with product MYLISIKKNNLKLNYLYSLNKFIIFKIGIKKIIIYNKNFINNILKYNKFEKYNNYNFYEIIYYNWNKYLLKNNYFNLFIIYNNYIKYLYKYTIKNYLYFIKNLYYINNNFINNSIIYKLNYNIYNNQINKLYDYKKNIYLLFTNSFYNKIFYHYIYNNINNLYLNDITIGLESINIIFENKNIKNNISFISNNIYVIYYVKYYNYLNNIIYIYNVCNINKLNYFKYKLNFYSYIFEDISSILYSGYSLNTDFYLINNNLTYYFKYLLSNINIYQSIKSSYIYVYNILLESIVKQYSYQNIYLPAIYFELIIKKMLSCIKIISNNFNLFKYNDIIPLYLINIINYSLNLNKYKIYKYEPIILGVTKSILANSGFLTNISFQNTFKILSLNILTNKIDWLLDIKSKIIMTDLLPVGNGWYRYLTV from the coding sequence ATGTATTTAATTTCAATAAAAAAAAATAATTTAAAATTAAATTATTTATATTCCTTAAATAAATTTATAATTTTTAAAATAGGAATAAAAAAAATAATAATATATAATAAAAATTTTATTAATAATATTTTAAAATATAATAAATTTGAAAAATATAATAATTATAATTTTTATGAAATAATTTATTATAATTGGAATAAATATTTATTAAAAAATAATTATTTTAATTTGTTTATAATATATAATAATTATATTAAATATTTATATAAATATACTATAAAAAATTATTTATATTTTATTAAAAATTTATATTATATAAATAATAATTTTATAAATAATTCAATTATATATAAATTAAATTATAATATATATAATAATCAGATAAATAAATTGTATGATTATAAAAAAAATATTTATTTATTATTTACTAATAGTTTTTATAATAAAATATTTTATCATTATATTTATAATAATATAAATAATTTATATTTAAATGATATTACTATAGGTTTAGAATCTATAAATATAATATTTGAAAATAAAAATATAAAAAATAATATATCTTTTATTTCAAATAATATATATGTAATTTATTATGTAAAATATTATAATTATTTAAATAATATTATATATATATATAATGTATGTAATATAAATAAATTGAATTATTTTAAATATAAATTAAATTTTTATTCATATATATTTGAAGATATTAGTTCAATTTTATATAGTGGATATTCATTAAATACTGATTTTTATTTAATTAATAATAATTTAACATATTATTTTAAATATTTATTATCTAATATAAATATATATCAATCAATAAAAAGTTCTTATATTTATGTATATAATATTTTATTAGAATCAATAGTAAAACAATATAGTTATCAAAATATTTATTTACCTGCTATTTATTTTGAACTTATTATAAAAAAAATGCTTTCATGTATTAAGATTATATCAAATAATTTTAATTTATTTAAATATAATGATATAATACCTTTATATTTAATAAATATAATAAATTATTCTTTAAATTTAAATAAATATAAAATTTATAAATATGAACCTATTATTTTAGGAGTAACAAAATCTATTTTAGCTAATTCTGGGTTTTTAACAAATATAAGTTTTCAAAATACTTTTAAAATTTTAAGCTTAAATATTTTAACTAATAAAATTGATTGGTTATTAGATATTAAATCAAAAATTATAATGACTGATTTACTTCCAGTAGGGAATGGATGGTATAGATATTTAACAGTTTAA